One Salvelinus fontinalis isolate EN_2023a unplaced genomic scaffold, ASM2944872v1 scaffold_0041, whole genome shotgun sequence genomic region harbors:
- the LOC129842467 gene encoding zinc finger protein 135-like, translating into SDFVLRTGEIRDYRGSSGEPQQPHDADEAEKSLSRSERLNKHQQRSTGKRTHCCSDCGKRFTSSGIKIHQRIHTGEKPYSCDQCGKSFGQSCHLTQHQRTHTGEKPYSCGQCGKSFGQSRHLTQHQRTHTGEKPYSCDQCGKSFTTSGYLTVHQRTHTGEKPYSCDQCGKSFTKSGYLTVHQRTHTGEKPFSCDQCGMSFTTSSSLTIHQRTHTGEKSYSCDQCGKSFTTSGSLTVHQRTHTGEKPYSCNHCGKSFKTSGTLNVHQRTHTGEKPYICDQCGKSFTTSSSVTKHQRTHTGEKSYSCDQCGKSFTTSGSLTVHQRTHTGEKPYSCNQCGKSFTTSSHLTPHQRTHTGEKPFSCDQCGMSFSTSSSLTIHQRTHTGEKSYSCNHCEKSFPTSSQLTSHQRTHTGEKPYSCDQCGMSFTTSSHLIRHQRTHTGEKPHSCDQCDKRYSNKRCLIKHQKMHT; encoded by the coding sequence tctgacTTTGTTCTTCGCACAGGAGAGatacgggactatcgtggatcttctggggagcctcaacaacctcatgatgctgacgaggcagagaagagtctctccagatcagaacgcctcaataaacaccagcagagatccacagggaagagaactcactgctgctctgactgtgggaagagattcacctcatcaggcattaaaattcatcagcgaatccacacaggagagaaaccttatagctgtgatcaatgtgggaagagttttggtcaatcttgccatctgactcaacaccagagaacacacacaggagagaaaccttatagctgtggtcaatgtgggaagagttttggtcaatctcgccatctgactcaacaccagagaacacacacaggagagaaaccttatagctgtgatcaatgtgggaagagttttactacatctggctatctgacagtgcaccagagaacacacacaggagagaaaccttacagctgtgatcaatgtgggaagagttttactaaatccggctatctgacagtgcaccagagaacacacacaggagagaaaccttttagctgtgatcaatgtgggatgagttttactacatcaagctctctgactatacaccagagaacacacacaggagagaaatcttatagctgtgatcaatgtgggaagagttttactacatctggctctctgacagtgcaccagagaacacacacaggagagaaaccttatagttgtaatcattgtgggaagagttttaagaCATCTGGCACTCTgaatgtacaccagagaacacacacaggagagaagccttatatctgtgaccaatgtgggaagagttttactacatctagctctgtgactaaacaccagagaacacacacaggagagaaatcttatagctgtgatcaatgtgggaagagttttactacatctggctctctgacagtgcaccagagaacacacacaggagagaaaccttatagctgtaatcaatgtgggaagagttttactacatctagccatctgactccacaccagagaacacacacaggagagaaaccttttagctgtgatcaatgtgggatgagtttttCTACATCAAGctctctgactatacaccagagaacacacacaggagagaaatcttatagttgtaatcattgtgagaagagttttcctacatctagccagctgacttcacaccagagaacacatacaggagagaaaccttatagctgtgatcaatgtgggatgagttttactacatcaagtcatctgattcgacaccagagaacacacacaggagagaaacctcatagctgtgatcaatgtgacaagagatactctaATAAAAGGTGtttgatcaaacatcagaaaatgcatacatga